The following proteins are co-located in the Nocardia bhagyanarayanae genome:
- a CDS encoding transglutaminase family protein, whose product MIGGDGATRRYRVAHRTTYSYSGEVTSSYGRAYLTPREFPGQRVLAHEVNIDPAPSDRSVGTDVYGNTTHYFHVTAEHRELVVSAESTVEVDPPAELTDDPALLPWESARPSNVNGPLAVEFTLDLHPPEITEEITAYAARSLTPGRPLIAAVTELTTRIYNDFTYWSGSTNVSTRVSDVFFARAGVCQDFARIAAACLRSHGLAARYVSGYLATDPPPGKERMVGADATHAWAAVWVPGQNSSERAGRWIGFDPTNDQLADERYVVAAWGRDYADVPPLRGIIYTEAKESSITVAVDVAPVEV is encoded by the coding sequence ATGATCGGCGGCGACGGCGCGACGCGGCGGTATCGGGTAGCCCATCGCACCACCTACTCCTACTCCGGGGAGGTCACCAGCTCCTACGGTCGCGCCTATCTGACCCCGCGAGAGTTCCCCGGTCAACGGGTCCTCGCGCACGAGGTGAACATCGACCCGGCGCCATCGGACCGGTCCGTCGGCACCGATGTGTACGGCAACACCACGCACTACTTCCACGTCACGGCCGAACACCGCGAGCTGGTCGTCAGCGCGGAGTCGACGGTCGAGGTCGACCCGCCCGCCGAGTTGACGGACGATCCGGCGCTGCTGCCGTGGGAGTCCGCCAGGCCGAGCAACGTGAACGGACCACTGGCCGTGGAGTTCACCCTCGACCTGCACCCGCCGGAGATCACCGAGGAGATCACCGCCTACGCGGCGCGATCGCTCACGCCGGGGCGGCCGCTGATCGCCGCGGTGACCGAGCTGACCACCCGCATCTACAACGACTTCACCTACTGGTCGGGTTCGACGAACGTCTCGACCAGGGTCTCCGACGTGTTCTTCGCGCGCGCGGGCGTCTGCCAGGACTTCGCCAGGATCGCCGCGGCCTGCCTCCGGTCACACGGGCTCGCCGCGCGGTACGTCTCCGGCTACCTCGCGACGGACCCGCCGCCGGGCAAGGAGCGCATGGTCGGCGCCGACGCCACGCATGCCTGGGCGGCGGTATGGGTGCCCGGCCAGAACTCATCCGAACGCGCGGGCCGCTGGATCGGCTTCGATCCGACGAATGACCAGCTCGCGGACGAGCGCTACGTGGTCGCCGCGTGGGGGCGCGACTACGCGGACGTGCCGCCATTGCGCGGCATCATCTACACCGAGGCCAAGGAGAGCTCGATCACCGTCGCGGTCGACGTCGCTCCGGTCGAGGTGTGA
- a CDS encoding circularly permuted type 2 ATP-grasp protein: MVADAVPPAATAADVREQIAEQLARYRAEGGHTGAYDECGRPTGGYYDELVDADGIVRPMWSELSADFVEIGPAGLGRLDTRVRRLIDDDGITYTEVMRAGEAAIPTPWRLDPIPLLVSADDWTRLEAGLVQRSRVLDEVLTDIYGSRRTITSGLLPPELVFGNAGYVRAAHGITIPGRHQLFLHACDISRWSDGEFRAIADWAQAPSGAGYALADRRVVSTAIPEAFEHSSPRPLSPFARAMRLLLIEAAPVAEDNPVVVVLSPGVQSETAFDQAYLASTLGFPLVESADLVVRDGALWMRSLGTLKRVDVVLRRVDAEFSDPLDLRPDSHLGVVGLVEVLRRGAVTVVNTLGSGLLENPALAGFLPRISRALLGEELLLDSAPAYWGGDASERSHLLARLDQLIIRSTVDGATLFGPDLSATMREELRRRIESDGWKWVGQEPAQFSVAPAVHGYGGLAAAPVGMRLFSLARRGGYTAMAGGLGQLRQRTQPDRVVIKIAAKDVWVRAAPATTTAVGAEAPREERERRAAPIVEEISSPRVLNDMFWMGRYCERAEAAVRLLIATHDRYQDYRYRPWLEGAEALPVLMAALAATTCTVAPDAVIGNGGELAEGRSGGGEQPEAVGADSASGGGEPKWGGAKTEPGGEELGADGGELELGGGERQSPGAELGAGGVKSEPGGDGGVAAVAGASREGHDYLEALTIDRELPGSLAYAIDRYGSSARAVRDQLSHDTWMILSSVDRALAEYREGDGDETALSAVHSLTLAALLSLSGIGAESLVRDIGWCVMDIGKRIERGLAVTALLSAALTETYPAEAERVVTEAVLHAAESSVSYRRRHRDSVRVSAVAGLLLFDRGNPRSLAYQLERLDANFAALPGASGSSRPQRLLADAQRMLRRVDPDDLNVTDENGRRTELAELLDGVHLRLRKVAESFETTKLSLPVGIQPLWGSTRVVG; the protein is encoded by the coding sequence ATGGTCGCCGATGCGGTGCCCCCAGCGGCGACGGCCGCCGACGTGCGCGAGCAGATCGCCGAGCAGCTCGCCCGCTACCGGGCCGAGGGCGGTCACACCGGCGCCTACGACGAGTGCGGCAGGCCGACCGGCGGCTACTACGACGAGCTGGTGGACGCCGACGGCATCGTGCGGCCGATGTGGTCCGAACTCTCGGCCGACTTCGTCGAGATCGGCCCCGCCGGGCTCGGCAGGCTGGACACCAGGGTGCGCAGGCTGATCGATGACGACGGCATCACCTACACCGAGGTGATGCGCGCGGGCGAGGCCGCGATCCCGACGCCGTGGCGGCTCGATCCGATCCCGCTGCTGGTCTCCGCCGACGACTGGACCCGGCTGGAGGCGGGCCTCGTGCAGCGCTCGCGGGTGCTGGACGAGGTGCTCACCGACATCTACGGCTCACGCCGCACCATCACCTCCGGGCTGCTGCCACCGGAACTGGTCTTCGGCAACGCGGGTTACGTGCGTGCCGCGCACGGCATCACGATCCCCGGACGCCACCAGCTGTTCCTGCACGCCTGCGACATCAGCCGGTGGAGCGACGGCGAATTCCGCGCCATCGCCGACTGGGCGCAGGCCCCCTCCGGCGCCGGTTACGCGCTGGCCGACCGGCGCGTCGTCTCGACAGCGATCCCGGAAGCCTTCGAGCACTCCAGCCCGCGCCCGCTCAGTCCGTTCGCCAGGGCGATGCGGCTCTTGCTGATCGAGGCGGCGCCGGTCGCCGAGGACAATCCCGTCGTGGTGGTGCTGAGCCCTGGCGTGCAGTCCGAAACCGCCTTCGACCAGGCGTATCTCGCCTCCACGCTGGGTTTCCCGCTGGTGGAGAGCGCCGACCTGGTGGTGCGCGACGGCGCGCTGTGGATGCGCTCGCTCGGCACTCTCAAGCGGGTGGACGTGGTGCTGCGCCGGGTGGACGCGGAGTTCTCCGATCCGCTCGATCTGCGGCCGGATTCGCATCTGGGCGTGGTGGGGCTGGTCGAGGTGTTGCGCCGCGGCGCGGTCACCGTGGTGAACACGCTCGGCAGCGGGTTGCTGGAGAATCCGGCGCTCGCGGGTTTCCTGCCGCGGATCTCCCGCGCGCTGCTCGGCGAGGAGCTGCTGCTGGACAGTGCGCCCGCGTACTGGGGCGGCGACGCGAGCGAGCGTTCGCATCTGCTGGCCAGGCTGGACCAACTGATCATCCGTTCGACGGTGGACGGGGCCACGCTGTTCGGACCGGATCTGTCGGCGACGATGCGCGAGGAGTTGCGGCGGCGCATCGAGTCGGACGGCTGGAAGTGGGTCGGCCAGGAACCGGCCCAGTTCTCCGTGGCCCCGGCCGTGCACGGGTACGGCGGTCTGGCCGCGGCGCCGGTGGGCATGCGGCTGTTCTCGCTGGCCCGCCGCGGCGGCTACACGGCGATGGCGGGCGGCCTCGGTCAGCTACGCCAGCGCACCCAGCCGGACCGGGTGGTGATCAAGATCGCCGCCAAGGACGTCTGGGTGCGCGCCGCGCCCGCCACGACGACCGCCGTCGGCGCCGAAGCGCCGCGCGAGGAGCGCGAGCGGCGGGCCGCGCCGATCGTCGAGGAGATCAGCTCGCCGCGCGTGCTGAACGACATGTTCTGGATGGGCCGGTACTGCGAGCGCGCGGAGGCAGCGGTGCGCCTGCTGATCGCCACCCACGACCGCTACCAGGACTATCGCTACCGGCCGTGGTTGGAGGGCGCGGAGGCGCTGCCGGTCCTGATGGCGGCTCTGGCCGCGACGACCTGCACGGTCGCGCCGGACGCGGTGATCGGAAACGGCGGTGAGCTGGCCGAGGGTCGGTCGGGTGGCGGGGAGCAGCCGGAAGCCGTTGGCGCGGACTCCGCGTCGGGTGGCGGCGAGCCGAAGTGGGGCGGTGCGAAGACTGAGCCTGGCGGCGAGGAGTTGGGGGCGGACGGCGGAGAGCTGGAGCTGGGTGGCGGGGAACGCCAATCTCCAGGCGCTGAACTGGGGGCAGGTGGCGTGAAGTCCGAGCCGGGCGGCGACGGTGGGGTGGCCGCGGTGGCGGGCGCATCTCGCGAGGGGCACGACTATCTCGAAGCGTTGACCATCGATCGGGAGCTGCCCGGGTCGCTGGCCTATGCGATCGACCGATACGGCTCGTCGGCGCGCGCGGTGCGCGATCAGCTCTCGCACGACACGTGGATGATTCTCAGCTCGGTGGACCGGGCGCTGGCCGAGTACCGGGAGGGCGATGGCGACGAGACGGCGCTCTCGGCGGTGCATTCGCTGACGCTGGCCGCCCTGCTCTCGTTGTCCGGCATCGGGGCCGAGTCGCTGGTGCGCGACATCGGTTGGTGCGTCATGGATATCGGCAAGCGCATTGAGCGCGGGCTGGCCGTGACGGCGCTGCTCTCCGCGGCGCTGACCGAGACGTATCCCGCGGAGGCCGAGCGGGTGGTCACCGAGGCGGTGTTGCACGCGGCCGAATCGTCGGTGAGTTACCGTCGGCGACACCGGGATTCGGTGCGTGTCTCGGCGGTCGCCGGGTTGCTGCTGTTCGACAGGGGCAATCCGCGGTCGCTGGCCTACCAGCTGGAACGGCTCGACGCGAACTTCGCCGCGCTGCCGGGCGCCTCGGGATCCTCACGGCCGCAACGCTTGCTGGCCGATGCCCAGCGCATGCTGCGCCGCGTGGACCCGGACGACCTGAACGTCACCGACGAGAACGGCAGGCGCACCGAGCTGGCCGAACTGCTCGACGGCGTGCACCTGCGTCTGCGCAAGGTGGCGGAATCCTTCGAGACGACGAAACTCTCGCTGCCGGTGGGCATTCAGCCGCTGTGGGGCAGCACGCGGGTGGTCGGATGA
- a CDS encoding Uma2 family endonuclease, with amino-acid sequence MSELFDWSSPKTYSLPVDMDDYLAMPEEMSRDVEVKDGMIVHCESASPNHNAIARNIERALLDGRAKRESAEPCLRVNRDIDMLVSEVPLHYKRPDVIVYRCIEQPRPKWKMKPTVADTVLVVEVVSPTTITADLIDKRAEYARFGIENYWIARMANNDGPALSIEMLTLNSAGEYVSAAHRSRGNSSAAIETVVPFETYATWQDLDDGID; translated from the coding sequence ATGTCGGAGCTGTTCGACTGGTCTTCGCCGAAGACCTACAGCCTGCCGGTAGATATGGACGACTACCTGGCCATGCCCGAGGAGATGTCGCGCGACGTCGAGGTCAAGGACGGGATGATCGTTCATTGCGAGTCGGCCTCGCCCAACCACAACGCCATCGCGCGCAACATCGAACGCGCGCTGCTGGACGGCCGAGCCAAACGCGAATCGGCCGAGCCGTGCCTGCGGGTGAACCGCGATATCGACATGCTCGTCTCCGAGGTCCCACTGCACTACAAGCGCCCGGATGTCATCGTCTACCGCTGTATCGAGCAGCCGAGGCCCAAGTGGAAGATGAAGCCGACCGTCGCCGATACCGTGCTGGTCGTCGAGGTTGTGTCGCCGACGACCATCACCGCGGACCTGATCGACAAGCGTGCCGAGTATGCCCGCTTCGGCATCGAGAACTACTGGATCGCCCGGATGGCCAACAACGACGGCCCCGCCTTGTCCATCGAGATGCTGACCCTGAACTCGGCAGGTGAGTACGTATCAGCCGCGCACCGGAGTCGAGGGAACAGCTCCGCGGCAATCGAGACCGTGGTGCCTTTCGAAACCTATGCCACCTGGCAGGACCTGGACGACGGAATCGATTGA
- a CDS encoding LysE family translocator, with protein sequence MSIEFLLTTLVIVATPGTGVLFTLAAGLSRGVRASVVAAFGCTLGIVPHMIAAVTGLAALLNTSAVAFQTLKYLGVAYLLYMAWNTLRDKGALAIPDAGPERAAPRARQVITSAVLLNILNPKLTIFFFAFLPQFVPAGAPNALARMLELSGIFMLATFVVFAGYGACAAAVRTYVIARPVVVTWMRRVFGASFVALAGRLAVQNQ encoded by the coding sequence ATGAGCATCGAGTTTCTGTTGACGACGCTCGTCATCGTCGCCACGCCCGGTACCGGCGTCCTTTTCACCCTCGCGGCCGGACTCTCGCGCGGCGTGCGCGCCAGCGTCGTCGCGGCCTTCGGCTGCACGCTCGGCATCGTTCCGCACATGATCGCGGCGGTAACCGGTCTCGCCGCGCTGTTGAACACCAGCGCCGTCGCTTTCCAGACGCTGAAGTACCTCGGCGTCGCGTACCTGCTGTACATGGCGTGGAACACGCTGCGGGACAAAGGCGCTCTCGCCATCCCCGATGCCGGGCCGGAACGGGCTGCGCCCCGTGCTCGTCAGGTGATCACCTCGGCGGTGCTGCTCAACATCCTGAACCCGAAGCTGACCATTTTCTTCTTCGCGTTCCTGCCCCAGTTCGTGCCCGCGGGCGCGCCGAACGCGCTGGCCCGCATGCTCGAGCTGAGCGGCATCTTCATGCTGGCCACGTTCGTGGTGTTCGCCGGATACGGCGCGTGCGCGGCGGCGGTGCGCACGTACGTCATCGCGCGGCCGGTCGTGGTGACGTGGATGCGGCGGGTGTTCGGCGCGTCGTTCGTGGCGCTCGCGGGGCGGCTCGCCGTGCAGAACCAGTAG
- the recR gene encoding recombination mediator RecR has protein sequence MYEGPVQDLIDELGKLPGVGPKSAQRIAFHLLQVEPPEIDRLQAALQKVRDGVQFCVVCGTVSDGELCRICADPRRDRSMICVVEEPKDVQAIERTREFRGRYHVLGGALDPLSGIGPDQLRIRELLARIGNQEDGVDVSEVIIATDPNTEGEATATYLVRMLRDFPGLAVTRLASGLPMGGDLEFADELTLGRALSGRRAL, from the coding sequence TTGTACGAGGGTCCGGTACAGGATCTGATCGACGAGCTGGGCAAGCTGCCCGGCGTCGGTCCGAAGAGCGCGCAGCGCATCGCGTTTCACCTGCTCCAGGTGGAGCCGCCGGAGATCGACCGGTTGCAGGCCGCGCTACAGAAGGTGCGCGACGGCGTGCAGTTCTGCGTGGTGTGCGGCACCGTCTCCGACGGTGAGCTGTGCCGGATCTGCGCCGACCCGCGGCGCGATCGCAGCATGATCTGTGTGGTCGAGGAGCCGAAGGACGTCCAGGCGATCGAGCGCACCCGTGAGTTCCGTGGCCGCTACCACGTGCTCGGCGGTGCGCTCGATCCGCTCAGCGGCATCGGCCCGGATCAGCTGCGGATACGGGAACTGTTGGCGCGCATCGGCAATCAAGAGGACGGCGTCGACGTCAGCGAGGTGATCATCGCGACCGACCCGAACACCGAGGGCGAGGCGACGGCCACCTACCTGGTGCGGATGCTGCGCGATTTCCCTGGGCTCGCGGTGACGCGATTGGCCTCCGGCCTTCCGATGGGCGGCGATCTGGAGTTCGCCGACGAATTGACCTTGGGCCGAGCCCTTTCCGGCAGGCGCGCACTCTGA
- a CDS encoding YbaB/EbfC family nucleoid-associated protein, with the protein MQPGGQFDMQQLLAQAQQMQQAVMEAQAEIAASEVDGQAGGGLVRVRIKATGQVVSLTIDPKVVDPEDVEGLQDLVIGAVNDAMSNAQQLAAERLGPLSGGLGGGSLPGLPDF; encoded by the coding sequence GTGCAGCCCGGTGGTCAGTTCGACATGCAGCAGTTACTCGCCCAGGCACAGCAGATGCAGCAGGCGGTGATGGAAGCGCAGGCCGAGATCGCGGCCTCCGAGGTGGACGGACAGGCCGGTGGCGGCCTCGTTCGAGTTCGGATCAAGGCGACGGGCCAGGTGGTCTCGCTGACCATCGACCCGAAAGTCGTCGACCCGGAAGACGTCGAGGGCCTGCAGGATCTGGTGATCGGCGCGGTCAACGACGCGATGAGCAACGCGCAGCAGCTGGCGGCCGAGCGCCTCGGCCCGCTCTCCGGCGGACTCGGGGGCGGTTCGCTGCCCGGGCTGCCGGATTTCTGA
- a CDS encoding MerR family transcriptional regulator, with protein sequence MTATVSIGEFARLTYLSVKTLRYYHDIELLEPVEVDPVSGYRRYSTDQVAQAHLIRRLRRLDMPLPEIKSVLAAPDITTRDSALRAHLERMEAELQRTRAVVASLRSLLTEPAPITVSYRSIPAFPALAVVGFVERDGIEAWCGRSFALLYQTLAAAGVRPAGVGGATYSPEFFADDTGEVVAFVPIPSRDAIEPPEGLAVLELPARRFAIAVHSGPFEDFDRTYGALGSHVAEHDTALPEPIRELYVVAPNDTDEPTTYRTEVCWPIGGHLEQE encoded by the coding sequence ATGACCGCGACCGTCTCGATCGGTGAGTTCGCCAGACTGACCTACCTCAGCGTGAAAACGCTGCGGTACTACCACGACATCGAACTGCTCGAGCCGGTCGAGGTGGACCCGGTCTCGGGTTATCGGCGCTACTCGACAGACCAGGTGGCGCAGGCTCATTTGATCCGCCGCCTGCGCCGCCTCGACATGCCGCTGCCCGAGATCAAGTCCGTGCTCGCCGCGCCGGACATCACCACCCGGGACAGCGCGCTGCGTGCGCATCTGGAGCGCATGGAGGCGGAATTGCAGCGGACCCGGGCGGTGGTCGCATCGCTGCGCTCGCTGCTGACCGAGCCCGCGCCGATCACCGTGAGCTACCGCTCGATTCCGGCGTTTCCGGCGCTCGCCGTCGTCGGCTTCGTCGAGCGGGACGGCATCGAGGCCTGGTGCGGCCGGTCGTTCGCGCTGCTCTACCAAACCTTGGCCGCGGCGGGCGTGCGGCCCGCGGGAGTCGGCGGCGCGACGTACTCGCCGGAGTTCTTCGCCGACGACACGGGCGAGGTGGTCGCCTTCGTGCCGATCCCGAGCCGCGACGCCATCGAACCGCCCGAGGGACTCGCGGTGCTCGAGCTGCCCGCGCGCCGCTTCGCCATCGCCGTGCACAGCGGCCCTTTCGAGGACTTCGACCGCACCTACGGCGCGCTGGGCAGCCACGTCGCCGAACACGACACGGCGCTGCCGGAGCCGATCCGCGAGCTGTACGTGGTGGCCCCGAACGACACCGACGAACCGACCACATACCGAACCGAAGTCTGCTGGCCCATCGGCGGACACCTGGAACAGGAGTGA
- a CDS encoding VOC family protein translates to MTLSIANVTFDCENAAALAGFWAELLDQRVDEGASEFFATVGRESGHKPLLMFIKVPDKTPGKNVVHLDLASTEWREQIDRAVALGAKHIGDFDEYGGNWATLADPEGNLFDIGKA, encoded by the coding sequence ATGACGCTGTCCATCGCCAACGTCACCTTCGATTGCGAGAACGCCGCGGCGCTCGCCGGATTCTGGGCGGAGCTGCTCGACCAGCGCGTCGACGAAGGAGCCAGCGAGTTCTTCGCGACGGTCGGACGGGAATCCGGCCACAAGCCGTTGCTGATGTTCATCAAGGTGCCGGACAAGACGCCGGGTAAGAACGTCGTCCACCTGGATCTGGCGTCGACCGAGTGGCGCGAACAGATCGACCGCGCGGTCGCCCTCGGCGCGAAGCACATCGGCGATTTCGACGAGTACGGCGGGAACTGGGCGACGCTCGCCGACCCGGAGGGCAACCTCTTCGACATCGGCAAGGCCTGA
- a CDS encoding SRPBCC family protein, producing MGQVSASSSITVDADPKRALEAIADYDTVRPRILSPHYRDYKVVEGGKGAGTVAEWTLQATEKRSRNVHAVVSVADSIVTERDSNSTMVNTWTVTPEGAGAQVTLRTTWKGAGGISGIFEGIFAPLGLKKIQAEVLENLKRELA from the coding sequence GTGGGACAGGTCAGCGCCAGCAGTTCGATCACCGTCGACGCGGATCCGAAGCGCGCGCTCGAGGCCATCGCCGACTACGACACGGTGCGCCCGCGCATTCTCTCCCCGCACTACCGCGACTACAAGGTCGTCGAGGGCGGCAAAGGCGCGGGCACCGTCGCCGAGTGGACTCTGCAGGCCACCGAGAAGCGCTCGCGCAACGTGCACGCCGTCGTCTCCGTGGCGGATTCCATTGTCACCGAGCGTGACTCGAACTCCACCATGGTCAACACCTGGACCGTGACGCCGGAGGGCGCCGGCGCCCAGGTAACGCTGCGCACCACGTGGAAGGGCGCGGGCGGCATCTCGGGCATCTTCGAGGGCATCTTCGCGCCGCTGGGGCTGAAGAAGATTCAGGCCGAGGTGCTGGAGAACCTGAAGCGCGAATTGGCCTGA
- a CDS encoding FAD-binding oxidoreductase translates to MSLLGKAGHSPAARESGFAAHRAGVERLLASYRAIPADANVRLAKKTSNLFRARAKNTAPGLDVSGLTQVVQVDSDARTADVAGMTTYEDLVAATLPYGLAPLVVPQLKTITLGGAVTGLGIESTSFRSGLPHESVLEMDVLTGAGELITARPEGEHADLFHGFPNSYGTLGYTVRLKIELEPVLPYVALRHLRFRDLRELEAAITRIVDEKSYDGERVDYLDGVVFTAEESYLTLGRQTDEPGPVSDYTGMDIYYRSIQHDGAQPKRDRLTIHDYLWRWDTDWFWCSRAFGAQNPSVRRFWPKRYRRSSFYWKLVALDHKYNIGDKLEARKGKPPRERVVQDIEVPVERTADFVEWFLREIPIEPIWLCPLRLRETGAPAARNGRVWPLYPIEPNRTYVNVGFWSSVPIVPGQREGAANRAIERTVTDFDGHKSLYSDAFYDEDEFAALYGGEAYTELKKRYDPDQRLLDLYSKAVQRK, encoded by the coding sequence GTGAGTCTGTTGGGGAAGGCCGGTCACAGTCCGGCCGCACGCGAATCAGGGTTTGCCGCGCACCGAGCGGGTGTGGAGCGCCTTCTGGCGAGTTACCGCGCCATACCCGCCGACGCCAACGTGCGGCTGGCGAAGAAGACCTCCAATCTGTTCCGGGCCAGGGCCAAGAACACGGCACCCGGCTTGGACGTTTCCGGCCTCACCCAGGTCGTCCAGGTGGATTCGGACGCGCGAACCGCCGACGTGGCGGGCATGACCACCTACGAGGACCTGGTGGCCGCGACCCTGCCGTACGGGCTGGCGCCGCTGGTGGTTCCGCAGCTCAAGACGATCACTCTCGGCGGCGCGGTGACCGGCCTCGGCATCGAGTCCACCTCGTTCCGCAGCGGCCTACCGCACGAGTCGGTGCTGGAGATGGACGTGCTGACCGGGGCGGGCGAGCTGATCACCGCCCGGCCGGAGGGCGAGCACGCGGATCTGTTCCACGGCTTTCCCAATTCCTACGGCACGCTGGGGTACACCGTCCGGCTGAAGATCGAGCTCGAGCCCGTGCTGCCCTACGTGGCGCTGCGCCATTTGCGGTTCCGCGACCTGCGGGAACTGGAGGCCGCGATCACGCGGATCGTGGACGAGAAGTCCTACGACGGCGAGCGGGTCGACTATCTCGACGGCGTGGTGTTCACCGCCGAGGAGAGTTACCTGACCCTCGGCAGGCAGACCGACGAGCCGGGCCCGGTCAGCGACTACACCGGGATGGACATCTACTACCGCTCCATCCAGCACGACGGCGCGCAGCCCAAGCGCGATCGGCTGACCATCCACGACTACCTGTGGCGCTGGGACACCGACTGGTTCTGGTGCTCGCGCGCTTTCGGCGCGCAGAACCCGAGCGTCCGCCGGTTCTGGCCGAAGCGCTACCGGCGCAGCAGCTTCTATTGGAAGCTGGTCGCCCTCGACCACAAATACAACATCGGCGACAAATTGGAAGCCCGCAAGGGCAAGCCGCCGCGCGAGCGGGTGGTGCAGGACATCGAGGTCCCGGTGGAGCGCACCGCGGATTTCGTCGAATGGTTCCTGCGCGAGATTCCCATCGAGCCGATCTGGCTGTGCCCGCTGCGTTTGCGGGAGACGGGCGCGCCCGCCGCGAGGAACGGACGCGTCTGGCCGCTCTACCCGATCGAGCCGAACCGCACCTACGTCAACGTGGGATTCTGGTCGTCCGTGCCCATTGTTCCCGGACAGCGAGAGGGCGCGGCCAACCGCGCCATCGAACGCACCGTGACCGATTTCGACGGGCACAAATCGCTGTACTCGGACGCCTTCTACGACGAGGACGAGTTCGCGGCGCTCTACGGCGGCGAGGCCTACACCGAACTGAAGAAACGCTACGACCCGGACCAGCGCTTGCTGGATTTGTATTCGAAGGCGGTGCAACGGAAATGA
- a CDS encoding class I SAM-dependent methyltransferase, producing MTTFKDRSDVFADLGTKLSIAEIFETLVDGEVPIRLTAYDGSATGPEDSDYTLDIKTPRGINYLATAPGDLGMARAYIAGDMTAEGVHPGDPYEILKAMQDLKFRRPSALALVTIARSLGWERLKPVAPPPQETLPRWRRIAFEGLRHSKTRDAEAIHHHYDVSNTFYEYVLGPSMTYTCATYGDENWTLEQAQENKYRLVFDKLRLKEGDRLLDIGCGWGGMVRYAARRGVEVIGATLSAEQAEWAQRKIAEEGLSDLAEVRHSDYRDVPEGEFDAVSSIGLTEHIGVHNYPFYFEFIKNKLRDGGLFLNHCITRPDNTRTTKAGDFIDRYVFPDGELIGSGRIISEIQNVGLEVLHEENLREHYALTLHEWCKNLVANWDACVAEVGEGTAKVWGLYMAGCRLGFQRNVVQLHQVLGVKLPPNGAWTVPLRPWWEA from the coding sequence ATGACGACATTCAAGGACCGGTCCGACGTGTTCGCGGACCTGGGAACCAAGCTGAGCATTGCCGAGATCTTCGAGACCCTCGTCGACGGCGAGGTCCCGATTCGCCTGACGGCCTACGACGGCAGCGCGACCGGGCCGGAGGATTCGGACTACACCCTCGACATCAAGACGCCGCGCGGCATCAACTATCTGGCCACCGCGCCCGGCGATCTCGGCATGGCGCGCGCCTACATCGCGGGCGACATGACCGCCGAGGGCGTCCACCCCGGCGACCCGTACGAGATCCTGAAGGCGATGCAGGACTTGAAGTTCCGCCGCCCGTCGGCGCTCGCGCTGGTCACCATCGCGCGCTCGCTGGGCTGGGAGCGGCTCAAGCCGGTCGCGCCGCCGCCGCAGGAGACGCTGCCGCGCTGGCGCCGGATCGCGTTCGAGGGTCTGCGCCACTCCAAGACCCGCGACGCGGAGGCCATCCACCACCACTACGACGTCTCGAATACCTTCTACGAGTACGTCCTAGGTCCCTCGATGACCTACACCTGCGCGACCTACGGCGACGAGAACTGGACGCTGGAGCAGGCGCAGGAGAACAAGTACCGTCTCGTCTTCGACAAGCTGCGCCTGAAGGAGGGCGACCGGCTGCTCGACATCGGCTGCGGCTGGGGCGGCATGGTGCGCTACGCGGCAAGGCGCGGTGTCGAGGTCATCGGCGCGACCCTCTCGGCGGAGCAGGCGGAGTGGGCGCAGCGGAAGATCGCCGAGGAAGGTCTCTCGGATCTGGCCGAGGTGCGGCACTCCGACTACCGCGACGTGCCGGAGGGCGAGTTCGACGCCGTGTCCTCGATCGGTCTCACCGAGCACATCGGCGTGCACAACTACCCGTTCTACTTCGAATTCATCAAGAACAAGCTGCGCGACGGCGGCCTGTTCCTCAACCACTGCATCACCCGCCCGGACAACACCCGCACCACCAAGGCTGGCGATTTCATCGACAGGTACGTCTTCCCGGACGGCGAACTGATCGGTTCCGGCCGCATCATCTCCGAGATCCAGAACGTCGGGCTCGAGGTGCTGCACGAGGAGAACCTGCGCGAGCACTACGCGCTGACCCTGCACGAATGGTGCAAGAACCTGGTCGCCAACTGGGACGCCTGCGTCGCCGAGGTCGGCGAGGGCACCGCCAAGGTCTGGGGCCTGTACATGGCGGGCTGTCGACTCGGCTTCCAGCGCAACGTGGTCCAGCTGCACCAGGTCCTCGGCGTCAAGCTGCCCCCCAACGGCGCGTGGACGGTCCCCCTGCGCCCCTGGTGGGAGGCCTGA